cctagcagggttttgtagatgacctggagccagtgggtttggcgacgagtatgaagcgagggccagccaacgagagcgtacaggtcgcagtggtgggtagtatatggggctttggtgacaaaacggatggcactgtgatagactgcatccaatttattgattagggtattggaggctaggATGATatctcaaatcaaaatcaaatcaaatcaaattttatttgtcacatacacatggttagcagatgttagtgcgagtgtagcgaaatgcttgtgcttctagttccgacaatgcagtaataaccaacaagtaatctagctaacaattccaaaactactaccttatagacacaagtgtaaggggataaagaatgtgtacataaagatatatgaatgagtgatggtacagagcggcataggcaagatacagtagatggtattgagtgcagtatatacatatgagatgagtatgtaaacaaagtggcatagttaaagtggctagtgatacatgtattacataaggatgcagtagatgatatagagtacagtatatacgtatacatatgagatgaataatgtagggtatgtaaacattatattaggtagcattgtttaaagtggctagtgatatatttgacatcatttcccatcaattcccattattaaagtggctggagttgagtcagtgtgttggcagcagccactcaatgttagtggtggctgtttaacagtctgatggccttgagatagaagctgtttttcagtctctcggtcccagctttgatgcacctgtactgacctcgccttctggatgatagcggggtgaacaggcagtggctcgggtggttgctgtccttgatgatctttatggccttcctgtgacatcgggtggtgtaggtgtcctggagggcaggtagtttgcccccggtgatgcgttgagcagacctcactaccctctggagagccttacggttgtgggcggagcagttgccgtaccaggcggtgatacagcccgacaggatgctctcgattgtgcatctgtagaagtttgtgagtgcttttggtgataagctgaatttcttcagcctcctgaggttgaagaggcgctgctgtgccttcttcacgatgctgtctgtgtgggtggaccaattcagtttatctgtgatgtgtacgccgaggaactaaaaacttactaccctctccactactgttccatcgatgtggataggggggtgttccctctgctgtttcctgaagtccacaatcatctccttagttttgttgacgttgagtgtgaggttattttcctgacaccacactccgagggccctcacctcctccctgtaggccgtctcgtcgttgttggtaatcaagcctaccactgttgtgtcgtccgcaaacttgatgattgagttggaggcgtgcgtggccatctatgagggtgcccgtgtttacggctttggggtggtacctggtaggttcattgataatttgtgtgagattgagggcatcaagcttagattgtaggatggctggggtgttaagcatgtcccagtttaggtcgcctagcagcacgagctctgaaggtAGATGGGTGGCAATCAGTTCGCATATGgtatccagagcacagctgggggcagagggtggtctatagcaggtggcaacagtgagggacttgtttttagagaagtggatttttaaaagtagaagttcagaattgtttgggtacagacctggatattaggacagaactctgcaggctatctctgcagtagattgcaacaccgccccctttggccgttctatcttgtctgaaaatgttgtagttcggaatggagatttcagaatttttggtggtcttcctaagccaggattcagacacggctagaacatccgggttggcagagtgtgctaaggcagtgaataaaacaagcttagggaggaggcttctaatgttaacatgcatgaagccaaggctattacggttacagaagtcatcacaAGAGAGCGCCtcgggaataggagtggagctaggcactgtagggcctggattcacctctacatcaccagagaaaagaggaggagtaggataagggtacggctaaaagatatgagaattggtcgtttagaacgtccggaacagagagtaaaaggaggtttctgggggcgataaaatagcttcaaggtataatgtacaaaaaaacataaaacaacatttagttaattagtgaagacatcactcATATTTCATGTCTTGTTGGTTGGGAGCCGGTCCATGGGCCTCTTGACCAAATGTTGGTTAAAGCCAACTGGACACTTCAGGGACTGTTGAGaaaaaaatagtttaaaaaaacaaTATTCTTTGTAAGCCTAATAAATGAGCCTAATAAAAGTCACAATGTAGACGCTGGGTTGACGCACTATTATTCTGTTCAGTTATTATTTGAATAAATATCTGCTACTGTATCTCGACTGGAGTGTGCTAGCTTACTCCAAGCTGGAGGAAGACAACGAGTAAAGAGGGAGGCCTTATTTCATGGAAAATGTATTTGCTATGAGCCTTCTCCTGATTCTACTAAGCACTGCTATTAAAACGTGGAGATTATAAAGCAGAACAAAAGAAAAGTTTAACAGTCATCAGACATGGAGAGTATGTTTCCTGTTTTTCACACTCTACTTAGCAACAGTATATCTCAGCACCACTCACCAAAGGCGATAGGTGTTCGGCAGTTTCACTTTACAATGAAACAGGAAGCTAATAGACTATATATAAATATCACATGATTTGAGCACAGTCCCAAATCAGACCTACAGCCATCTATCTACACTAGAGCTAATAATCAACCTAGGTAAAAATTCTTCCTTTTATTGTACATGCATAAATCTATAGtctctgtatgtatgtatctcTTATGCAAATCATGTTAACAAAATTATCTTTATTTGCTGATTTGCTGGATATAGTTGAAAAAAAGTTGTTTATGGTATTTTATAAAAGCAGTACTATTTCAGAGGAACAACACTGTATATCTCTCCATatagggtgttaagcatgttatCCCTCCTAATACTGCTGCTGAATCTTACCAATCATGCTTTTGGACAAAATCCTGCAATAAAGGCCATATTGACAAATAAAGGACTTCAATATGGTAAGAAAATGCAATTTCCTCAATTGTCTTGAGTTAAAATACCAAACCAGAGAAATTGCATTTCAACAGCTACTTTATTCTTGTATCCTCCAGGGTCACACATTGGGGCTGATTGGATGCAGGAGAAGATAGGTAGTGTGATCATACCAGATGTCAGAGGTGGTGTTGACATTGGTATAGGAACGGTGCACTACGTCCTTGACGGGTACATGTTGTGGCTTTTATTTATGAAATTAAAGTAAACCATTACTGTTTAGAATCTCAGAATAACGTTTAACTTAATCATCATTAGTCAAAGAACCTGCTACAGACATTTTGTGCTTTGTCCTTTGGTGGCAAAGTACCAAGAATGAGTTTGCGTCTAATATTATAACATGGTCTCCGAAGATGTTCTATGATTTAAAACAGTGCTATTGACACAATGTGCACAACATTGACTGTCTCCACCATCCTTCTCTCTAGAATCTCAGTGTCTGGGTGTGATTTTCCAGAGCCTTCAGTGGAGTTCTATGAGGGCGTGGGACTCAAGGCTCTGATCAGTGGCCTCAGCATTTCAATGAGTGGAAATTGGCACACACGTTTTGGCATCATGTGAGTGACAGCGATCAGTTTCTGTTGTCTGATTGGTGCCCGTTTTTCTATTTTTCCATCTTTTAATCTTTCCATGCTATTGGATTATGAGGGTCAGGTACATTATTGATGTCTGTCTCCTGAAAAGGGAGAATCTTTGTTAAATGTACTGGTAACACAACTACTGGTGACACAAGGTAACACAACTACTGGTAACACAACTGCTGATGACAGTATAACAGgaactgatacactgatacactaaATCTGTACAGAGAACAAACATATTATATCTGGGACCAGTCAGATAAGAATGAGTACAGTAGTTCTCTCAACGGCTCATCCTGTTTTCACATCAGAAGATTTGAGCTCTGAAGCCTGTTCCTTTTGTAATGACTTCAAAACGAATCAAATTTCTAATAACATTATGTCTTGTtccactctctgtgtgtttgcagaACCGATGGTGGCTCATTTGACCTGGCAGTGTTCAATGTGGATGTGACCTCTGTGGTGCAGATAGGAAGTGATCAGAGTGGACACATTTCTATCTCCAGCAAAAACTGTGATGCCAAGGTCGGCGAGGCATCAATCAATTTCCATGGAGGCGCCAGGtatgtttcaaaatgtatttagagagagagagagagaaagaaagagatttaTAAGCATCATTATAATTTGGTAACCATTTTGTTAACAGTTTGATCTTCCAGCCATTTGTGAGCCTTTTCCACCATCGCATTAAAGCTATAATTGAGGAAAGAGTGAGTAAATTGATTCACTCATGATTTGTATTCCTTATACCAGTAAATGTTCAAATGATGTGGGGTGTTTTTCAACTGACTGCATGaccatataatgtatatatatatcactgCACCCAGATCTGCccattggttgaagagcatgttaCCGATTTGGAGCGACATCTAGCAGAAATGCAAGGTATTGCAGTAGGGAGGACAAAGAAAGAAAATAGGCTTCACAAATATTCTTTCTACCAGTATTGTGGTGCTCATGGTGTTGTTTTTTCACTACAGTGTCCTTCAAGGTCAATTCTGCTCTAGTTTTGGACGTCCCCCTCACTAACTCACCCCTCGTCGATTCTATTAGCCTTGGTCTGGATTTGAAGGTAGCTTTACCTGATGTGAATGGATACAACATAACCCAATATGATTGTGTTACATGAAGAGAATAGGGTGGGGACTGGGGGTATCATACTTTGCATCAGTAACAAATGGTGTCTTTTTTAAAACTCAGGATCCTTGCTCAGATTGACTGATTTCTGTGTTCCAGGGTGAGTTCTACAGTGTTCAGAGTCACACAGATCCTCCTTTTAAGGCCAAGCCTTTTCATCTGGCAGAGGACAAAGGCCACATGCTCTCCCTGGGCCTGTCTGAATTCACTGTCAACTCTGCCTCCTATGCTTACTTCTCCGCTGGACTCCTGCAGGCCCAAATAAACgacagcatggtgtgtgtgtggggaacaGAAGTCcttacaaggatagtaaaacaaggaaaattgcTATTTTAGGTTTagaagttaggtttagggttacaattagggttaggtttagaattatggtaaaggttaggggttaggttaagggttaggggttaaggaaaATATGATAtttaatgggaatcaattgtttggtccccacaaggacagtaaaacaaacgtgtttctgtgtgtgtgtgtgtgtgtgtgtgtgtgtgtgtgtgtgtgtgtgtgtgtgtgcgtgcgtgcgtgcgtgcgtgcgtgcgtgcgtgcgtgtgtgtgcgtgtgcgtgtgtgtgcgtgcaaatgttcatgtctgtctgtctgtctgtctgtctgtctgtctgtctgtctgtctgtttatctgtcAACTACAGTCATTTCGCTCCAACAGTATGCAAACTGTTGAGAAACCTTCGTATTTAACCCTTCCCCTTACTTTCTCTATTTATCTCAGATCCCCAAGACCTCTCCTTTCCGTCTCAACACAACCTCCTTCGGGTCTCTCATCCCTCAGGTAACACCCAGAAAGTCCTTGGCCGTTGCCAAAGGTAAAATGAattcagtggccagtttattagctACACCAATTTAGTACCAGGTCGGACCCACATTCGCCTCcaaaacagcctgaattcttgTCGGAAACATTCCACAGGGGTGTTGGTCCATGCAGACGCGATGGCATCACacagttgctgcagattggacaGCGGTACATTCATACTGCAAACGGCCcattccatctcatcccaaagatGCTCTATTGGGTTTGTCAGGCAACAATGTTCAGATACACAGTGGCATTCAATTGTTGCTCAGTTGGTATGAAGGGACCTAacatgtgccaggaaaacattccccacaccagtaACGACcgtcaccagcctgtaccgttgacaccaggcaaaATGGATCAATGGACTCATGCTACTTATGCCAAATCTTGACTGCTATCAGCATGATGCAAAAGGAACCGGGATTTGTCAgatcaggcaatgtttttccacttcttaactgtccagtgttggtgatcgcgtgcccactggagctgcttcttcttgtttttagctgataggagtggaaccctgtGTGGTCGTCTGATTCAATAGCCCATCGGTGACAAAGATCGACGGattgtgcgttccgagatgctgttctgcacaccactgttgtactgcgcctTTATATGTCTGTTTGTATactgcctgttagcttgcacacaTTCTTGCCATTTTCCTTCGACCTCTCTTATCAAtgagctgttttcacccacaggactgctgctgactagatgttttttgtttgtcgcaccattctctgtaaaccctagacactgtcgtgcaTGAAAAAAGCCCAGGAGAGCAGCCGTTTCTGAAATACTGGATCCGACGTGCCTGGAACCCACGATCATACCTCGCTCAAAGTCGCTTATGTCACTAGTTTTGCCCATTTTAacattcaatcgaacagtaactgaatgcctcaatgcctgctgcctgctttatatagcaagccaaggCCACGTGAATCACTATCTGTAGGAGCGATCCATTTTcgtgaacggggtggtgtacTTAATAAACTGTCAATGAGTGTGTATGGACAGTGTAGTTTTGCCCTTGAACAAAATCTTTCTAAATGCACTATTTCATTCCCCCAGCTTCCCAAGCTCTTCCCCAACATGCTGATGGAACTGCAGGTGTATGCCAGGGACGTTCCAATGTTTTCCTTCCAGGCTGATAAGGTGACAATGGAATTTCCAGGTGCTGTTAAGGCCTTTGCCATCCAACCAAATGCTTCACGGACTCCACTGTTCAAGCTCAATGTTGTGAGTTAGCTTTTTTGGTTCAGGGTTCATGTAAATCCTTTTCAGTTTATATGTACTTTCAGAATGCATTCTGTGCAGGGTTAATTCCAATCAATTCTTCTCTTCCAGGACTCCATTTTTAGTGGGATGATACGCATTTCAGAAGAGAAACTCAAAGGCTTGGTGGAACTAAGCAAGTAAGATGAGTTTCAGTTCCACTtgaattaaataaatacatttgatttgtaaaTTAATTGAGTAATACAACTCTCCATTTGCTAGTTTTACCCTGACACTTGCATCAAGTGAAGTGGGAACATTCCAGGTAGGATGCAAAGACACTGCATTACCTTTACAATGATATGGTGCACTGCTTAACCTCAGTACGCTGTGGGACGGTTTCTCCATTAGGCATGCTTGTTAGTCCAGGACTAAGCTTAATCTGtatctgggaaactggccctgtATGGATAAATAAAGAGCTACCAAATGTTGACAACGATCACTATTTTCCAGACTGCAGCCCTGGAAAAGTTTATGAAGCTGGGGATGAAGATTTCAGTGTTAGCTAAACTGAACGGTAAGTTCTGAAATGTATGCGGGAAGAAGAGCATACAATCCTAGAGTAGTACTACAGTAGGCCTATTCATGTTCATATtgaccatatacacattgtcaaACCACACTTCATCATGGTATTACCTTTTAACATACAAAACCATTGTGTGTAAACCTAATGACTGGACTGCTGAAATAGTTACCCTAAACTACTGGTTTTTGTTTGTTGCAGCCAAACTGGAGGAGGGCATTGTTTTACCCACCATGCACCACGTCCATCTGGTTAACCCTGCGCTGAAGATCCAGCAGGTCTGATACCAtgtattattttattgtgttacttttaatcATTTTTTAGAaacctaaaaaaaaaatcttaactcTTATTGTTCTTAAGACCGCATTGttggcttgtaaataagcattttacggtaaggtctactacacctgttgtattcggcgcatgtaacaaatacaatttgattggatttgatctaTTAGTGTATCTTTTAAACCAGCCTCAATTAGTATAGGTTGGAAATCTGTAAATGTGTTTAATTTGCCAGTTATGGCTACATTATTTTGAGTATGTAAgtgtgtatcaaatcaaatgttacgttacatgcgccgaatacaaatggtgtagactttactgtgaaatacttGCTTACGAggccttcccaacaatgcagagtttaaaaataaaatagtaacacaagaggaataaaacatttttttaaagagagtaccagtaccagatcaatgtgtagaggtgcgaggtatttgaggtagatatgtacctgaaagcagggtaaagtgactagttatcaggatagataataataaaagtaaaataaagaacagagtagcagcagcaaatgatgagtgtaaaagtgtgtgtttatgtctgtgcgtgtgtgtgtgtgtgtgtgtgtgtgtgtgtgtgtgtgtgtgtgtgtgtgtgtgtgtgtgtgtgtgtgtgtgtgtgtgtgtgtgtgtgtgtgtgtgtgtgtgtatatatatatatagtctagtgagtgtgcatagggtcagtgcagataggGTCAGTGTAGATAGTTTGGGTACCATTAATTAACTATTtaacagtgtgtatgtgtatctttaCTTTCACCAAAGTAGTTCTGGGAGATACGCCAGaactaggggcggcaggtagcctagtggttagagcattggactagtaactgaaaggttgcaagattgaatcctcgagctgacaaggtgaaaatatgttgttctgtccctgaacaaggcagttaacccactgttcctaggccatcaatgaaaataagaatttgttcttaactgacttcctagttaaataaaggtataaaaaagaCTGTATTTTGGGTTCATTCAGATGTTTTTTTTCTCCCACAGGGATTTGTGTCCATTGCATCAGACCTTGATGTTAAATCTGGCGAGGGAGAGAGCCTTTCTGAAGGGATTTACCATTACCGACTCTAGGTGGTGCCTGCTAATATCATTCATTATTATCCCAGAAAAAAATGATACATTACTAATTTCTTAATGTAGAACTGCAAGTAGCTACACAGTAACTAATGACTAATTAATggttacatttttgcatctaaaACACCAGACGATTGTTATAGATTTTAAAACCTATTATTCAAGAGACAATTTTCAGCTTTGCCTAGTTTTCAGTTAATCAATTATCACAAGTATCACATGAAATGTACTGCTTCACCTGGAATTACATTTGAGCATTGCCCCATTTTGGATAACTCACTGattaaagagaggaacaagacaACTTGTACTGTAACGCTGCTAAAAACAACTGATTGCAGCTCACAATAAACCTGATTGCAAAATAAAGCTGTGTGATGCAATACAATGAAACACCACATTAATACACTGAAAAATGATTATTTTACtaaaagtgaatttgtgtttTCTTGAAGTGTTCGCTATGGCAAGGTTTACAAGGCTACAGCAAACATGTAGTCCCCCAAGCACCTCTCAGATTTCATTTATTTCGTTCAGGTGTGGTATCGAAAAGATCCCCCCTGCCAgaattccccccccccctcccccacttcACGTGAACGCGCACACACTCAATTCTTCATTGTTGCAACTTGCATGCTAGTTGAGATGTCTGATCACGTTAGGCTccgtttcattttattttttatgtaattTTGATCGCGGGCAGGCACAAGTAATGTCTGCAGTTttcggtttggc
The sequence above is a segment of the Oncorhynchus nerka isolate Pitt River linkage group LG20, Oner_Uvic_2.0, whole genome shotgun sequence genome. Coding sequences within it:
- the LOC115102158 gene encoding bactericidal permeability-increasing protein-like; its protein translation is MLSLLILLLNLTNHAFGQNPAIKAILTNKGLQYGSHIGADWMQEKIGSVIIPDVRGGVDIGIGTVHYVLDGISVSGCDFPEPSVEFYEGVGLKALISGLSISMSGNWHTRFGIITDGGSFDLAVFNVDVTSVVQIGSDQSGHISISSKNCDAKVGEASINFHGGASLIFQPFVSLFHHRIKAIIEERICPLVEEHVTDLERHLAEMQVSFKVNSALVLDVPLTNSPLVDSISLGLDLKGEFYSVQSHTDPPFKAKPFHLAEDKGHMLSLGLSEFTVNSASYAYFSAGLLQAQINDSMIPKTSPFRLNTTSFGSLIPQLPKLFPNMLMELQVYARDVPMFSFQADKVTMEFPGAVKAFAIQPNASRTPLFKLNVDSIFSGMIRISEEKLKGLVELSNFTLTLASSEVGTFQTAALEKFMKLGMKISVLAKLNAKLEEGIVLPTMHHVHLVNPALKIQQGFVSIASDLDVKSGEGESLSEGIYHYRL